A region of Desulfuromonas sp. TF DNA encodes the following proteins:
- a CDS encoding ChbG/HpnK family deacetylase, which produces MKEIIVCADDYGVSSPVDKGIRELIAARRLSAVSCMSTAAAWPAEAVLLKPFRDKVEVGLHFNLTLGEDCAGSGLTPWLIDSLAGRIDRQAVGREFLRQLDRFESAWGEPPDFVDGHQHVHVFP; this is translated from the coding sequence ATGAAAGAGATTATCGTCTGCGCGGATGACTATGGCGTCAGCAGCCCGGTCGACAAGGGGATCCGCGAACTGATCGCCGCCCGGCGGCTTTCGGCGGTGAGCTGCATGAGCACGGCGGCCGCCTGGCCGGCGGAGGCCGTATTGTTGAAGCCGTTTCGGGACAAGGTCGAGGTCGGACTGCATTTCAACCTGACCCTGGGCGAGGACTGCGCCGGCTCCGGTCTGACGCCGTGGCTGATCGACAGCCTTGCCGGGCGGATCGACCGGCAGGCGGTCGGGAGGGAATTCCTGCGGCAGCTCGATCGTTTCGAGTCCGCCTGGGGAGAGCCGCCGGATTTTGTCGACGGCCACCAGCATGTGCACGTTTTCCC
- a CDS encoding glycosyltransferase family 2 protein — MRFTIVTPSYNQADYLAEAIESVIGQEGEFSIDYIIVDGGSTDGSVDIIRHYAAVVEEKRRECRCLGVTLRWLSEKDDGQADALMKGFRLADGEVLAWLNSDDSYLPGALGKVAALFDRRPGLSVVYGQTHYTDPAGVVIGRYPTGPFDYQRLATFNYICQPSTFFTKDAFEEVGGLDAALHFVMDCDLWIRLAKGFEFGYLQEFLANYRLHDESKTVSERSALANHEEALMVVRRHYGRAPLSRVYVCCHQRLSDVLPPFLKKLRFPLFLSALPLTLARYLRLNKGVHREDFRDIRLHKVRKLFRSRLDLYRRP, encoded by the coding sequence ATGCGGTTCACCATTGTCACCCCCTCGTACAACCAGGCGGACTATCTGGCCGAGGCCATCGAAAGCGTGATCGGCCAGGAGGGGGAGTTTTCCATCGACTACATCATCGTCGATGGAGGCTCGACGGACGGCTCGGTCGACATCATCAGGCATTACGCCGCAGTGGTGGAGGAAAAGCGCCGGGAGTGTAGATGTCTCGGGGTAACCCTGCGCTGGCTGAGCGAAAAGGATGACGGACAGGCCGATGCCCTCATGAAGGGTTTCCGGCTTGCTGACGGCGAGGTGCTGGCCTGGCTGAATTCGGATGACAGCTACCTTCCGGGCGCCCTGGGGAAAGTCGCCGCCCTGTTTGACCGGCGCCCCGGATTATCCGTGGTCTACGGGCAGACGCACTATACCGACCCGGCCGGGGTGGTCATCGGCCGGTATCCCACCGGACCGTTCGATTATCAGAGACTGGCCACCTTCAACTACATCTGCCAGCCTTCGACATTCTTCACCAAGGATGCCTTCGAGGAGGTTGGCGGATTGGATGCCGCCCTGCACTTCGTCATGGATTGCGACCTCTGGATCCGCCTGGCGAAAGGGTTCGAGTTCGGCTACCTGCAGGAGTTCCTCGCAAACTACCGCCTGCATGACGAGTCGAAGACCGTCTCGGAGCGCAGCGCGCTCGCCAACCACGAAGAGGCCCTCATGGTCGTGAGAAGGCATTACGGCCGAGCGCCGCTGAGCCGCGTCTACGTCTGCTGTCATCAGCGCCTGTCTGACGTCCTGCCGCCTTTTCTGAAAAAACTCCGTTTCCCCCTCTTCCTGTCGGCACTGCCGTTGACCCTGGCCAGGTACCTGCGGCTGAACAAGGGAGTTCACCGGGAGGATTTCCGAGACATCCGCCTGCATAAAGTCCGGAAGCTGTTCCGGTCTCGCCTGGACCTGTACAGGCGCCCCTGA
- a CDS encoding glycosyltransferase family 2 protein, producing MNNDLSEDHVHPREQPMGVELMEEALEAIEEEDVVLSGEGLLPVKRKLDPLIHCVLPAFNEAENLPALIPELCGQLAELTPNFEVLVVDDGSEDDTAAVTVDLAKKYPVRLLQLSRNFGKESALTAGLDHAGGDVVILMDADFQHPIATLPAFIAYWRQGYDMVYGIRSDRSDESVLKRHFSAWFYALMTRGPSTACQMEPNAGDFRLLDRKVVDALKNLPENDRFMKGLFSWVGFKTIGIPFQAENRRAGDSRFNFFNLSELAITGITSFTSLPLRLCAAFGAVVSLLSMLYGFYIVLETMIGGVDVPGWATLVVAICFLSGIQLLSIGILGEYIARIFFEAKQRPSYIIGRKYAPARNEVLHEKR from the coding sequence ATGAATAATGACTTATCGGAAGACCACGTGCATCCGCGGGAGCAGCCCATGGGCGTCGAGCTGATGGAAGAGGCGCTGGAGGCTATCGAAGAGGAGGATGTGGTGCTCTCCGGCGAAGGGCTGCTGCCGGTCAAGCGCAAGCTCGATCCCCTGATCCACTGCGTCCTGCCGGCCTTCAATGAAGCCGAGAACTTGCCTGCGCTGATCCCGGAGTTGTGCGGGCAGCTGGCCGAGCTGACGCCGAACTTCGAAGTGCTGGTGGTGGATGACGGCAGCGAGGACGATACCGCGGCGGTCACCGTCGACCTCGCGAAGAAATACCCGGTTCGCCTGTTGCAGCTGTCCCGCAATTTCGGCAAGGAAAGCGCGCTGACCGCCGGGCTCGATCATGCCGGAGGCGACGTGGTGATCCTCATGGACGCCGATTTCCAGCACCCGATCGCCACCCTGCCCGCATTCATCGCCTACTGGCGCCAGGGGTACGACATGGTGTACGGTATACGCTCGGACCGTTCCGATGAAAGCGTTCTCAAGCGTCATTTCAGCGCCTGGTTCTATGCCCTGATGACCCGGGGCCCGTCGACGGCATGCCAGATGGAGCCCAATGCCGGCGACTTCCGGCTGCTGGACCGCAAGGTGGTCGATGCGTTGAAAAACCTCCCCGAAAACGACCGTTTCATGAAGGGTTTGTTCAGTTGGGTGGGGTTCAAAACCATCGGCATCCCCTTTCAGGCGGAGAATCGCCGCGCGGGTGATTCAAGGTTCAATTTCTTCAACCTCTCCGAACTGGCCATCACCGGCATCACCTCCTTCACCAGCCTGCCGCTGAGACTCTGCGCCGCCTTCGGGGCCGTGGTGTCGCTGCTGTCCATGCTTTACGGGTTCTATATCGTTCTGGAAACGATGATCGGGGGGGTGGACGTTCCCGGCTGGGCGACCCTGGTGGTCGCCATCTGCTTCCTCAGCGGAATTCAGCTGCTGTCGATCGGCATCCTGGGCGAGTACATCGCGCGTATTTTTTTCGAGGCGAAGCAGAGACCCTCCTATATCATCGGGCGCAAGTACGCTCCTGCCCGGAACGAAGTGCTGCACGAAAAGAGATGA
- a CDS encoding glycosyltransferase, whose amino-acid sequence MMALPEEITFILPTMNRRQYICRAVESCLACQSEQVSSRVLVIDGMSDDGSYELLRERYAGNPRVRILRYERVGFQRTAYYGAMQVDTPYATFMYDDDVLSPDFHKMFEGMLARGKDFVMGYASIHNVDEVYPFRPIRDFELRPKHDLAMEYFGYDRDDLRFVVPVSPICCIVTTGHLKKWVQFTQEYASKAAIRHYYMIERNIGPDIILYLSAILKEEETALVTPTVVGQLSTHPDSMSVGYGDRHLITGYWFGKMWAFEEICRQGNRAAAARSAAFLLALGASMLFRMPFSKDRRWFWSYGREILRVKWLALRYAGVIPLMREFLTTLRNWRARQAHPAR is encoded by the coding sequence ATGATGGCGCTGCCGGAAGAGATCACCTTCATCCTGCCCACCATGAACCGGCGGCAGTACATCTGCCGGGCGGTCGAGTCCTGCCTGGCCTGCCAGTCGGAACAGGTCAGCTCCCGCGTCCTCGTCATCGACGGGATGAGTGATGACGGCAGCTACGAGCTCCTCCGGGAACGCTACGCGGGAAACCCTCGGGTGAGAATCCTCCGGTACGAGCGGGTCGGCTTCCAGCGCACCGCCTATTACGGCGCCATGCAGGTCGACACCCCCTATGCGACCTTCATGTACGATGACGACGTCCTCTCCCCCGACTTTCACAAGATGTTCGAAGGGATGCTGGCCCGCGGGAAAGATTTCGTCATGGGCTATGCGAGCATTCACAACGTCGATGAAGTCTACCCCTTCCGGCCGATACGGGATTTCGAGCTGCGGCCGAAGCATGACCTGGCGATGGAGTATTTCGGCTATGACCGCGACGACCTGCGCTTCGTGGTGCCGGTCAGCCCGATCTGCTGCATCGTCACTACCGGGCATCTGAAGAAATGGGTCCAGTTCACGCAGGAGTATGCCTCAAAGGCGGCGATCCGGCACTATTACATGATCGAACGGAACATCGGTCCCGACATCATCCTCTACCTCTCGGCGATCCTCAAGGAGGAGGAGACGGCGCTGGTGACTCCGACCGTTGTCGGCCAGCTCTCCACGCACCCCGATTCGATGAGCGTCGGATACGGCGACCGCCACCTGATCACCGGCTACTGGTTCGGCAAGATGTGGGCCTTCGAGGAGATCTGCCGACAGGGTAACCGGGCCGCCGCAGCCAGGAGCGCGGCGTTTCTGCTGGCCCTCGGCGCATCGATGCTCTTCAGGATGCCTTTCAGCAAAGACCGGCGCTGGTTCTGGTCCTACGGGCGGGAAATCCTCAGGGTCAAGTGGCTCGCCCTCCGGTACGCGGGGGTCATTCCCCTCATGCGGGAGTTCCTCACGACCCTGCGCAACTGGCGCGCACGGCAGGCGCATCCTGCAAGATAG